The proteins below come from a single Cricetulus griseus strain 17A/GY chromosome 6, alternate assembly CriGri-PICRH-1.0, whole genome shotgun sequence genomic window:
- the Zswim3 gene encoding zinc finger SWIM domain-containing protein 3 isoform X2, translating into MELGSCFKTYEDFKECFSAYKKETRYVQVKFVCIRTQSNRKRTRKVDRCPAYLLLQYSETLDRLFISELNTQHIHVDSNAAGGSPASKLQKALCLHKLQPVQLSIKKDLDAEEKPLVEPSSFCLEKTHLASPPEQKGISPSDLAKIAKVMKNFLTVDEGSMASFSVGTSQDLDRLSFQSSKMSDLFTRFPENLLLHRVENSQGHILYAFLVENKERESRVVHFAVLKAETATSVAKMLNIFTEFNSDWSKVKVVFVDPSFPHQAILQEIFPAARILLSIYHTTRLLEKKLHQSSANASFKRLMKEALREAVFVSSDASLKNLCQMSQALLDEELFRFLQAHWFSCELLWYMHVRKGLHACNTYMDSLDIVTSKVSGLFREQQSLLDCILHFVDYIDFFNTKGLKSLPKNSPKLKRTQLPSMPPRPKKPFRTCRGNVTRLPVEETKSDSQESQLLQPQDQSCKSGMLDILHQSGSELAYKLCHNEWEVVQNSTHLVDVAGSSVAVKLLEDSHQVSKDGCSCSCSFQQCYHLPCRHILALLHTSQQPVGEAMVCCRWQKKYQHLLGPNGELQDRGIIPNSDQPEKQGQNHMIQDLSRELANLLMQTEGPELEERCSTLRKIVDIWADPLQLPESSQQPVDFNDVGCLPFLWGQLEEGDSFPLAEAMAHE; encoded by the coding sequence ATATGTGCAGGTGAAATTTGTCTGTATTCGGACGCAGTCAAACAGGAAGAGAACACGGAAGGTGGACAGGTGCCCAGCGTACTTGCTCCTTCAGTACAGCGAGACATTAGATAGACTGTTTATCAGTGAACTGAATACCCAGCACATACATGTTGATTCTAACGCTGCTGGAGGATCCCCTGCTAGCAAACTGCAGAAGGCCTTATGTCTGCATAAACTCCAGCCGGTGCAGCTCAGCATCAAGAAAGACCTTGATGCAGAAGAGAAGCCCCTGGTAGAACCATCATCCTTCTGCCTAGAGAAGACACACTTGGCCTCACCTCCAGAGCAGAAGGGCATCAGTCCTTCCGACCTGGCCAAGATAGCAAAAGTGATGAAAAACTTCCTTACAGTAGATGAGGGCTCGATGGCTTCCTTCAGTGTGGGAACCAGCCAAGACCTGGACCGGCTCAGCTTCCAGAGCAGCAAGATGAGTGACTTGTTCACCCGATTCCCAGAGAATCTCTTGCTACACCGGGTGGAGAACAGCCAGGGCCATATTCTGTATGCTTTCTTGGTGGAGAACAAAGAGCGAGAGAGTCGAGTGGTGCACTTCGCTGTGCTCAAGGCTGAGACAGCCACCTCTGTGGCCAAGATGCTCAATATCTTCACAGAATTCAACTCTGATTGGTCTAAGGTCAAGGTGGTCTTTGTGGACCCTTCATTCCCTCACCAAGCTATTCTTCAGGAGATCTTCCCTGCTGCCCGTATCCTCCTTTCTATCTACCACACAACTCGACTCTTAGAGAAGAAGTTACATCAAAGCTCTGCAAACGCATCCTTTAAAAGGCTCATGAAGGAAGCTCTTCGGGAGGCTGTGTTTGTCTCTTCTGATGCAAGCCTAAAAAATCTCTGTCAGATGTCCCAGGCCCTACTGGATGAGGAGCTCTTCAGGTTCCTGCAGGCCCATTGGTTTTCCTGTGAACTGCTGTGGTACATGCATGTGAGAAAGGGTCTGCATGCGTGTAACACATACATGGACAGCTTGGACATAGTCACCAGTAAAGTGTCAGGCCTCTTTCGGGAGCAGCAATCCCTACTGGACTGCATCCTTCACTTTGTGGATTACATAGACTTCTTTAATACCAAAGGTCTTAAGAGCTTGCCCAAAAATTCCCCCAAGTTAAAAAGAACTCAGCTCCCAAGCATGCCACCAAGGCCCAAGAAGCCTTTTAGAACTTGTAGAGGGAATGTCACCAGGCTCCCTGTGGAAGAGACCAAGTCAGACTCACAGGAGTCTCAACTGTTACAGCCCCAGGATCAGTCCTGCAAGAGTGGCATGCTAGACATTTTGCACCAAAGTGGTTCTGAACTAGCCTACAAATTGTGCCATAATGAGTGGGAGGTGGTACAGAATTCCACCCACCTGGTGGACGTGGCTGGTTCCTCGGTCGCTGTTAAACTACTAGAAGACTCACACCAGGTGAGCAAAGATGGCTGTAGCTGCAGCTGTTCCTTTCAGCAATGCTACCATCTGCCATGCCGCCACATTTTGGCCCTATTGCATACCAGCCAGCAGCCAGTAGGAGAAGCCATGGTGTGCTGCCGGTGGCAGAAGAAGTACCAGCACCTCCTTGGACCCAATGGGGAGCTTCAGGACCGTGGAATAATCCCGAACTCAGATCAGCCTGAAAAGCAAGGTCAGAACCACATGATCCAGGACCTAAGCAGGGAGCTGGCAAACCTGCTCATGCAGACTGAGGGGCCAGAGCTGGAGGAGCGCTGCTCCACCCTGCGCAAAATCGTGGACATCTGGGCCGACCCCTTACAGCTACCTGAGTCCAGTCAGCAGCCAGTTGACTTCAATGATGTGGGGTGCCTCCCTTTCCTCTGGGGACAGCTAGAGGAAGGGGACAGCTTTCCTCTTGCTGAAGCCATGGCTCATGAGTGA
- the Zswim3 gene encoding zinc finger SWIM domain-containing protein 3 isoform X1 translates to MELGSCFKTYEDFKECFSAYKKETRCSFIVRDCVSVRFHNLNHGTSFREDILYVQVKFVCIRTQSNRKRTRKVDRCPAYLLLQYSETLDRLFISELNTQHIHVDSNAAGGSPASKLQKALCLHKLQPVQLSIKKDLDAEEKPLVEPSSFCLEKTHLASPPEQKGISPSDLAKIAKVMKNFLTVDEGSMASFSVGTSQDLDRLSFQSSKMSDLFTRFPENLLLHRVENSQGHILYAFLVENKERESRVVHFAVLKAETATSVAKMLNIFTEFNSDWSKVKVVFVDPSFPHQAILQEIFPAARILLSIYHTTRLLEKKLHQSSANASFKRLMKEALREAVFVSSDASLKNLCQMSQALLDEELFRFLQAHWFSCELLWYMHVRKGLHACNTYMDSLDIVTSKVSGLFREQQSLLDCILHFVDYIDFFNTKGLKSLPKNSPKLKRTQLPSMPPRPKKPFRTCRGNVTRLPVEETKSDSQESQLLQPQDQSCKSGMLDILHQSGSELAYKLCHNEWEVVQNSTHLVDVAGSSVAVKLLEDSHQVSKDGCSCSCSFQQCYHLPCRHILALLHTSQQPVGEAMVCCRWQKKYQHLLGPNGELQDRGIIPNSDQPEKQGQNHMIQDLSRELANLLMQTEGPELEERCSTLRKIVDIWADPLQLPESSQQPVDFNDVGCLPFLWGQLEEGDSFPLAEAMAHE, encoded by the coding sequence ATATGTGCAGGTGAAATTTGTCTGTATTCGGACGCAGTCAAACAGGAAGAGAACACGGAAGGTGGACAGGTGCCCAGCGTACTTGCTCCTTCAGTACAGCGAGACATTAGATAGACTGTTTATCAGTGAACTGAATACCCAGCACATACATGTTGATTCTAACGCTGCTGGAGGATCCCCTGCTAGCAAACTGCAGAAGGCCTTATGTCTGCATAAACTCCAGCCGGTGCAGCTCAGCATCAAGAAAGACCTTGATGCAGAAGAGAAGCCCCTGGTAGAACCATCATCCTTCTGCCTAGAGAAGACACACTTGGCCTCACCTCCAGAGCAGAAGGGCATCAGTCCTTCCGACCTGGCCAAGATAGCAAAAGTGATGAAAAACTTCCTTACAGTAGATGAGGGCTCGATGGCTTCCTTCAGTGTGGGAACCAGCCAAGACCTGGACCGGCTCAGCTTCCAGAGCAGCAAGATGAGTGACTTGTTCACCCGATTCCCAGAGAATCTCTTGCTACACCGGGTGGAGAACAGCCAGGGCCATATTCTGTATGCTTTCTTGGTGGAGAACAAAGAGCGAGAGAGTCGAGTGGTGCACTTCGCTGTGCTCAAGGCTGAGACAGCCACCTCTGTGGCCAAGATGCTCAATATCTTCACAGAATTCAACTCTGATTGGTCTAAGGTCAAGGTGGTCTTTGTGGACCCTTCATTCCCTCACCAAGCTATTCTTCAGGAGATCTTCCCTGCTGCCCGTATCCTCCTTTCTATCTACCACACAACTCGACTCTTAGAGAAGAAGTTACATCAAAGCTCTGCAAACGCATCCTTTAAAAGGCTCATGAAGGAAGCTCTTCGGGAGGCTGTGTTTGTCTCTTCTGATGCAAGCCTAAAAAATCTCTGTCAGATGTCCCAGGCCCTACTGGATGAGGAGCTCTTCAGGTTCCTGCAGGCCCATTGGTTTTCCTGTGAACTGCTGTGGTACATGCATGTGAGAAAGGGTCTGCATGCGTGTAACACATACATGGACAGCTTGGACATAGTCACCAGTAAAGTGTCAGGCCTCTTTCGGGAGCAGCAATCCCTACTGGACTGCATCCTTCACTTTGTGGATTACATAGACTTCTTTAATACCAAAGGTCTTAAGAGCTTGCCCAAAAATTCCCCCAAGTTAAAAAGAACTCAGCTCCCAAGCATGCCACCAAGGCCCAAGAAGCCTTTTAGAACTTGTAGAGGGAATGTCACCAGGCTCCCTGTGGAAGAGACCAAGTCAGACTCACAGGAGTCTCAACTGTTACAGCCCCAGGATCAGTCCTGCAAGAGTGGCATGCTAGACATTTTGCACCAAAGTGGTTCTGAACTAGCCTACAAATTGTGCCATAATGAGTGGGAGGTGGTACAGAATTCCACCCACCTGGTGGACGTGGCTGGTTCCTCGGTCGCTGTTAAACTACTAGAAGACTCACACCAGGTGAGCAAAGATGGCTGTAGCTGCAGCTGTTCCTTTCAGCAATGCTACCATCTGCCATGCCGCCACATTTTGGCCCTATTGCATACCAGCCAGCAGCCAGTAGGAGAAGCCATGGTGTGCTGCCGGTGGCAGAAGAAGTACCAGCACCTCCTTGGACCCAATGGGGAGCTTCAGGACCGTGGAATAATCCCGAACTCAGATCAGCCTGAAAAGCAAGGTCAGAACCACATGATCCAGGACCTAAGCAGGGAGCTGGCAAACCTGCTCATGCAGACTGAGGGGCCAGAGCTGGAGGAGCGCTGCTCCACCCTGCGCAAAATCGTGGACATCTGGGCCGACCCCTTACAGCTACCTGAGTCCAGTCAGCAGCCAGTTGACTTCAATGATGTGGGGTGCCTCCCTTTCCTCTGGGGACAGCTAGAGGAAGGGGACAGCTTTCCTCTTGCTGAAGCCATGGCTCATGAGTGA